The following coding sequences are from one Sciurus carolinensis chromosome 11, mSciCar1.2, whole genome shotgun sequence window:
- the Rbm14 gene encoding RNA-binding protein 14 isoform X6, which yields MKIFVGNVDGADTTPEELAALFAPYGTVMSCAVMKQFAFVHMRENAGALRAIEALHGHELRPGRALVVEMSRPRPLNTWKIFVGNVSAACTSQELRSLFERRGRVIECDVVKGNWRSR from the coding sequence ATGAAGATATTCGTGGGCAACGTCGACGGGGCGGATACAACGCCGGAGGAGCTGGCAGCCCTCTTCGCGCCCTACGGCACGGTCATGAGCTGCGCCGTCATGAAACAGTTTGCCTTCGTGCACATGCGCGAGAACGCAGGCGCGCTGCGCGCCATCGAGGCCTTGCACGGCCACGAGCTGCGGCCGGGGCGCGCGCTCGTGGTGGAGATGTCGCGCCCAAGGCCGCTGAACACTTGGAAGATTTTCGTGGGCAATGTGTCGGCCGCATGCACGAGCCAGGAATTGCGCAGCCTCTTCGAGCGCCGCGGACGCGTCATCGAGTGTGACGTGGTAAAAG